A portion of the Anoxybacillus gonensis genome contains these proteins:
- a CDS encoding M16 family metallopeptidase, translating to MIKTYTCQNGVRVVLEHIPTVRSVAIGIWIGTGSRNENERNNGISHFLEHMFFKGTKTRTARDIAESFDRIGGQVNAFTSKEYTCYYAKVLDTHASFALDILADMFFHSTFVDEELQKEKNVVFEEIKMYEDTPDDLVHDLLSKASYGNHPLGYPILGTEQTLATFTGETLRQYMHETYTPDRVVISVAGNVDDSFIQQVEAYFGSFTRQKGDDAHITPTFYPNKIARKKETEQAHLCIGFNGLPIGHEDVYSLIILNNILGGSMSSRLFQEVREQRGLAYSIFSYHSAYRDGGMVTIYGGTGSQQLDLLFDTIQQTIEQLKQDGITEKELENSKEQMKGNLMLSLESTNSRMSRNGKNELLLGRHRSLDEIIESIDRVTKESVDRMAQTIFTDNFSVALISPEGTLPKSLQQ from the coding sequence TTGATTAAAACATATACATGTCAAAATGGGGTAAGAGTTGTACTCGAGCATATTCCAACGGTTCGATCTGTGGCGATCGGAATTTGGATCGGCACCGGATCACGAAACGAAAACGAACGAAACAATGGCATTTCACACTTTCTTGAACATATGTTTTTCAAAGGAACGAAAACGCGTACAGCGCGAGATATTGCGGAATCGTTTGATCGCATCGGCGGTCAAGTGAACGCATTTACATCGAAGGAGTATACGTGCTATTACGCGAAAGTGTTAGATACGCATGCGTCATTTGCGTTAGATATATTGGCGGACATGTTTTTCCATTCAACGTTTGTAGATGAAGAATTACAAAAAGAAAAAAATGTTGTATTTGAAGAAATTAAAATGTATGAAGATACACCAGATGACCTCGTTCACGACTTGTTGAGCAAAGCAAGTTATGGCAATCATCCGCTCGGTTATCCAATTTTAGGAACGGAGCAAACGTTAGCGACATTTACAGGCGAGACGTTGCGACAATATATGCATGAAACGTATACGCCAGATCGAGTTGTCATTTCAGTTGCCGGCAATGTTGACGATTCGTTTATTCAACAAGTAGAAGCTTATTTCGGATCATTTACAAGACAAAAAGGCGACGATGCCCATATCACACCAACGTTTTATCCAAATAAAATCGCACGCAAAAAAGAGACCGAGCAAGCACACTTATGTATCGGATTTAACGGATTGCCAATTGGTCACGAAGATGTGTATAGCTTAATTATTTTAAACAACATTTTAGGCGGAAGCATGAGCAGTCGCCTTTTCCAAGAAGTACGTGAGCAACGTGGATTAGCTTATTCTATTTTCTCTTACCATTCTGCATATCGTGACGGAGGAATGGTAACGATTTACGGGGGCACAGGAAGCCAACAGCTCGATCTTCTATTCGATACGATTCAACAAACGATTGAACAATTAAAACAAGATGGCATTACCGAAAAAGAGCTAGAAAATAGCAAGGAACAAATGAAAGGAAACTTAATGTTAAGTTTAGAAAGTACAAATAGCCGCATGAGCCGGAACGGAAAAAATGAGTTGTTGTTAGGGCGGCATCGCTCGCTTGATGAAATCATTGAAAGCATCGATCGCGTGACGAAAGAAAGCGTTGATCGGATGGCGCAAACGATTTTTACAGACAACTTCTCCGTTGCGCTTATCAGTCCAGAAGGAACATTGCCAAAAAGCCTGCAACAATAA
- a CDS encoding YlmC/YmxH family sporulation protein gives MRLSELSGKEIVDMKRAERLGILGQTDLEIHERTGQIQALLIPTTKWFGFRKEGTDIRVPWSRVKKIGSDMILIDVDD, from the coding sequence GTGCGACTAAGTGAACTGAGCGGAAAAGAAATTGTCGATATGAAAAGAGCAGAGCGGCTCGGCATTTTAGGACAGACAGATTTAGAAATTCATGAGCGAACGGGGCAAATTCAAGCGCTTCTTATTCCAACAACAAAATGGTTTGGGTTTCGAAAAGAAGGAACAGATATACGTGTACCGTGGAGCCGCGTAAAAAAAATCGGCTCGGATATGATTTTAATTGATGTCGATGATTAG
- the dpaA gene encoding dipicolinic acid synthetase subunit A, translated as MLTGMHVAIIGGDARQLEVIRKLMELDAKLSLVGFDQLDHGFAGVTKMKIHEVDFHDVDAIVLPVHGTNMDGEIQTVFSNEKMTFTEELLRQTPTHCTVYSGITNDYLDRVVKSVGRKHVQLFERDDVAIYNSIPTAEGTVMMVIQHTDVTIHGSRIAVLGLGRVGMTVARTFAALGARVKVGARRSEHLARIAEMALEPFHLNDLEQHVKDIDVCINTIPHPVVTASVIAKMPAHTLIIDLASKPGGTDFRYAEKRGIQALLAPGLPGIVAPKTAGQIVANVLSQLLSADLKKRKENKK; from the coding sequence ATGCTGACAGGAATGCACGTTGCGATCATCGGTGGGGACGCTCGGCAGCTTGAAGTCATTCGGAAATTGATGGAACTTGACGCGAAATTGTCACTCGTTGGCTTCGATCAATTAGACCATGGCTTTGCTGGAGTAACAAAAATGAAAATTCATGAAGTAGATTTCCATGATGTAGACGCCATTGTTTTACCTGTCCACGGAACGAACATGGACGGTGAAATTCAAACGGTGTTTTCAAATGAAAAAATGACATTTACGGAAGAGTTACTTCGTCAAACACCGACGCATTGCACCGTTTATTCAGGGATTACAAATGACTATTTAGACCGTGTCGTCAAGTCGGTTGGGCGAAAACATGTTCAACTATTTGAACGGGATGATGTGGCGATTTATAACTCGATCCCGACGGCAGAGGGAACGGTTATGATGGTTATTCAACATACAGATGTGACGATTCATGGATCGCGCATTGCTGTTTTAGGATTAGGACGTGTAGGCATGACAGTCGCGCGGACGTTTGCCGCTTTAGGTGCACGAGTAAAAGTAGGGGCTCGCCGCTCCGAACATTTAGCGCGCATTGCAGAGATGGCGCTAGAGCCGTTTCATTTAAACGATTTAGAACAACACGTAAAAGATATTGATGTTTGCATTAATACGATTCCTCATCCCGTTGTGACCGCCAGTGTCATTGCGAAAATGCCCGCACACACATTAATTATTGATTTAGCTTCAAAACCGGGCGGTACCGACTTTCGCTATGCTGAAAAACGGGGCATTCAAGCGTTATTAGCGCCAGGGCTTCCTGGCATTGTTGCTCCGAAAACGGCGGGTCAAATTGTCGCGAACGTATTGTCGCAACTTCTTTCTGCAGATTTGAAAAAACGAAAGGAGAATAAAAAATGA
- the dpaB gene encoding dipicolinate synthase subunit B: protein MNVQGKRIGFGLTGSHCTYEAVMPEIEKLIAKGADVIPIVSYTVQSTNTRFGKGEEWVKKLEEMTGHQVIDTIVKAEPLGPKLPLDCMVIAPLTGNSMSKLANAMTDSPVLMAAKATMRNHRPVVVGISTNDALGLNGVNLMRLMAAKNIYFIPFGQDDPFKKPNSMVAHMPLLLDTVEAALEGRQIQPVIVEYRRS from the coding sequence ATGAACGTACAAGGAAAGCGGATTGGCTTCGGCTTAACAGGCTCACATTGCACATATGAGGCGGTGATGCCGGAAATTGAAAAATTAATTGCCAAAGGGGCGGACGTCATACCGATCGTTTCGTATACGGTGCAGTCGACAAACACGCGGTTTGGCAAAGGGGAAGAATGGGTGAAAAAGCTTGAAGAGATGACAGGCCATCAAGTCATTGATACAATTGTAAAGGCGGAGCCATTAGGACCGAAATTACCGCTTGATTGTATGGTCATTGCACCGTTAACGGGAAATTCGATGAGCAAATTAGCGAATGCGATGACAGATTCCCCTGTATTAATGGCCGCGAAAGCGACGATGCGCAATCATCGTCCGGTTGTTGTCGGCATTTCGACAAACGACGCGCTCGGTTTAAATGGGGTAAATTTAATGCGATTAATGGCCGCGAAAAATATTTACTTTATTCCGTTCGGTCAAGACGATCCATTTAAAAAGCCAAATTCAATGGTCGCTCACATGCCATTGTTGCTTGATACGGTAGAAGCCGCACTAGAAGGTCGGCAAATTCAACCGGTCATCGTCGAATATCGCCGTTCATAA
- the asd gene encoding aspartate-semialdehyde dehydrogenase — protein sequence MEQKGLHVAVVGATGAVGQQMIQTLEKRNFPIAKLSLLSSERSAGKKVMFKGEEIEVQAAKPESFEGVHIALFSAGGAVSKQLAPEAVKRGAIVVDNTSAFRMDENVPLVVPEVNEADLHGHNGIIANPNCSTIQMVVALEPIRQAFGLKRVIVSTYQAVSGAGAQAVEELKTQTANMLNGEEVTPEILPVKSDRKHYPIAFNAIPQIDKFQDNGFTFEEMKMINETKKIMHMPDLEVAATCVRIPVMTGHSESVYIEIEQEGVTVDELKALLKEAPGVVLQDDPSEQLYPMPLYATGQNDVFVGRIRKDLNRDTGFHLWIVSDNLLKGAAWNSVQIAESLLKLGLVKA from the coding sequence ATGGAGCAAAAAGGATTACATGTCGCAGTTGTCGGCGCAACGGGAGCTGTCGGACAACAAATGATTCAAACGTTAGAAAAAAGAAATTTCCCGATTGCTAAACTATCTTTACTTTCATCGGAACGTTCAGCAGGGAAAAAAGTCATGTTTAAAGGTGAAGAAATTGAAGTGCAAGCAGCAAAGCCAGAAAGCTTTGAAGGGGTGCATATCGCGCTATTTAGCGCAGGGGGAGCAGTATCTAAACAACTCGCTCCGGAAGCGGTGAAACGCGGAGCGATTGTTGTTGATAATACGAGCGCGTTTCGTATGGACGAAAACGTGCCGCTCGTTGTTCCTGAAGTGAATGAAGCAGATTTACATGGGCATAACGGAATTATCGCAAATCCAAACTGCTCAACGATTCAAATGGTCGTTGCGCTTGAACCGATTCGTCAAGCGTTCGGATTAAAGCGCGTCATCGTCTCAACATACCAAGCGGTGTCAGGAGCAGGAGCGCAAGCGGTAGAAGAGTTAAAAACACAAACGGCGAACATGTTAAATGGTGAGGAAGTCACACCGGAAATTTTACCGGTTAAATCGGATCGTAAACATTATCCGATCGCATTTAACGCCATTCCACAAATCGATAAATTTCAAGATAACGGATTTACATTTGAAGAAATGAAAATGATTAATGAAACGAAAAAAATTATGCATATGCCTGATTTAGAAGTAGCAGCAACGTGCGTGCGCATTCCGGTCATGACGGGACATTCTGAATCTGTGTATATTGAAATCGAGCAAGAGGGCGTAACAGTTGATGAGTTGAAAGCATTATTAAAAGAAGCGCCAGGCGTCGTATTGCAAGATGATCCGAGCGAACAGCTATATCCGATGCCGCTATATGCAACGGGACAAAACGATGTATTTGTCGGCCGCATTCGTAAAGATTTAAATCGCGACACAGGGTTCCATTTATGGATCGTTTCTGATAACTTGTTAAAGGGAGCGGCGTGGAACTCTGTGCAAATCGCTGAAAGTCTTTTAAAATTAGGGCTTGTAAAAGCGTAA
- the dapG gene encoding aspartate kinase, producing the protein MKIIVQKFGGTSVRDEHGRNLARKHIEKALQDGYKVVVVVSAMGRKGDPYATDTLLSLIDGANAHVTNREKDLLMACGEIISSVVFTNMLNKCGIKATAFTGGQAGFRTNNDHTNAKIIDMRCDRLLRALKENDVVVVAGFQGVAENGDVTTIGRGGSDTSAAALGAALGAEWIDIFTDVEGVMTADPRIVENARPLDVVTYTEICNMAYQGAKVIHPRAVEIAMQAKVPIRIRSTYSDAPGTLVTSIAKKGSDVKERLVTGIAHVSNITQIKVPAKEGHYDLQAEVFKAMANEGISVDFINISPNGVVYTVSSDVADRAIATLKRLGYEPTVTRGCAKVSTVGAGIAGVPGVTAKIVTALSERGIQILQSADSHTTIWVLVKEEHLKEAVNALHDAFQLAEQKQYDLS; encoded by the coding sequence TTGAAAATAATCGTTCAAAAGTTTGGCGGCACGTCCGTTCGAGATGAACACGGCCGAAATTTAGCGCGCAAACATATTGAAAAAGCGCTGCAAGACGGTTATAAAGTGGTTGTCGTCGTTTCAGCCATGGGGCGAAAAGGAGATCCGTATGCAACGGATACGCTTCTTAGCCTCATTGACGGGGCGAATGCGCATGTGACAAACCGTGAAAAAGATTTGTTGATGGCGTGTGGGGAAATTATTTCAAGCGTCGTGTTTACAAACATGTTGAATAAGTGTGGGATAAAAGCGACAGCCTTTACCGGAGGGCAAGCAGGCTTTCGTACGAACAACGATCATACGAACGCGAAAATTATTGATATGCGTTGCGATCGTTTGTTGCGTGCTTTAAAAGAGAACGATGTTGTCGTTGTTGCAGGCTTTCAAGGTGTCGCTGAAAACGGAGATGTGACAACGATTGGGCGCGGAGGAAGCGACACGTCTGCGGCTGCGCTCGGTGCCGCGCTCGGTGCGGAATGGATCGACATTTTTACCGATGTGGAAGGCGTGATGACTGCAGACCCACGCATTGTAGAAAACGCACGACCGCTTGATGTCGTCACATATACAGAAATTTGCAATATGGCGTATCAAGGAGCGAAAGTGATCCATCCGCGTGCCGTCGAGATTGCGATGCAAGCAAAAGTACCGATTCGCATTCGCTCCACGTATTCGGATGCGCCAGGGACGCTTGTCACATCGATTGCGAAAAAAGGAAGCGATGTAAAAGAGCGATTAGTGACAGGAATTGCCCATGTTTCAAATATTACGCAAATTAAAGTGCCAGCAAAAGAGGGACATTACGATTTACAAGCAGAAGTATTTAAAGCGATGGCGAATGAAGGAATTAGTGTCGACTTCATTAACATTTCGCCAAATGGTGTCGTATATACGGTATCGAGTGACGTGGCAGATCGAGCGATTGCTACGTTAAAAAGGCTCGGTTATGAACCGACCGTCACGCGCGGTTGCGCAAAAGTGTCGACTGTTGGTGCGGGGATCGCTGGCGTCCCGGGTGTGACAGCAAAAATTGTTACAGCATTATCGGAGCGTGGCATTCAAATTTTGCAATCGGCTGATAGCCATACAACGATTTGGGTGCTAGTGAAGGAAGAACATTTAAAAGAGGCGGTCAATGCATTGCATGATGCGTTTCAACTTGCGGAACAGAAACAATACGACTTGAGTTAG
- the dapA gene encoding 4-hydroxy-tetrahydrodipicolinate synthase, giving the protein MVQFGQIATAMVTPFDNKGNIDFAKTTQLVNYLIENGTDSLVVAGTTGESPTLTTEEKLALFRHVVEVVDGRVPVIAGTGSNNTRASIELTKKAEEIGVDAVMIVAPYYNKPNQEGIYQHYKAIAESTSLPVMVYNIPGRAVVNISVETIVRLSQIPNVVAVKDASGNLDAMTEIIAKTRDDFMLYSGDDGLTLPVLSIGGSGVVSVASHIIGNEMKEMIQAFMRGDNKEAAKLHQRLLPIMKALFAAPSPVPVKTALQIKGLDVGSVRLPLVPLTEQERLQLMNVLQG; this is encoded by the coding sequence GTGGTTCAATTTGGTCAAATTGCCACAGCGATGGTCACCCCTTTTGACAATAAAGGGAATATCGATTTTGCGAAAACGACGCAATTAGTGAACTATTTAATTGAAAACGGCACGGATTCTCTTGTTGTCGCTGGAACGACTGGAGAATCTCCGACGTTAACGACGGAAGAAAAATTGGCGCTTTTTCGCCACGTGGTCGAAGTCGTTGACGGACGTGTACCAGTCATTGCTGGAACGGGAAGCAATAATACCCGCGCATCGATTGAATTGACGAAAAAGGCAGAAGAAATAGGTGTCGATGCAGTTATGATCGTCGCACCTTATTACAATAAGCCAAATCAAGAAGGAATTTATCAACATTATAAAGCCATTGCAGAGAGTACGTCGTTGCCTGTGATGGTGTATAACATTCCGGGACGGGCGGTTGTAAATATTTCTGTTGAAACGATTGTGCGTCTGTCACAAATTCCGAACGTTGTCGCTGTGAAAGATGCAAGCGGCAACTTAGACGCGATGACAGAAATTATCGCAAAAACGCGCGATGATTTTATGTTGTATAGCGGAGATGACGGATTGACACTTCCTGTATTATCTATTGGCGGAAGCGGTGTCGTTTCCGTTGCCTCGCATATTATTGGAAACGAAATGAAGGAAATGATTCAAGCGTTTATGCGTGGAGACAATAAGGAAGCAGCGAAGTTGCATCAGCGTCTATTGCCGATCATGAAAGCATTATTTGCCGCTCCAAGCCCTGTCCCAGTCAAAACGGCTCTACAAATAAAAGGGTTAGATGTCGGTTCTGTCCGCCTTCCGCTTGTGCCACTTACGGAGCAAGAACGTTTGCAGCTCATGAATGTGTTACAAGGTTAA
- a CDS encoding ribonuclease J, translated as MKQAEKIRVFALGGVGEVGKNMYVVEVDEDIFVLDAGLMFPEDEMFGIDMVIPDITYLVEQQERIRGIFLTHGHDDHIGAIAYVLRKITVPVYGAKLTLALMEEKLKEQGITSKAKRIEINANSEIVFDKAVVSFFQTNHSIPDCLGVSIHTSQGAIVYTSDFKFDQTPVGICRTDFGKMAQIGAQGVLCLLSDSTNAEKPGYTGSEAIVGQEISDVIYNANGRIIVACFASNITRIQQVLNAARDHRRKVVIMSRHMHKVIDIAVRLGYLKFDENMIIPMSEVDRYDDRDLVILTTGNQGEPMAALARMAKQAHKYINIKEGDTVIVASSPMPGHELFIARTIDALYRAGANVVYGQRQVHVSGHGYQEELKLMINFMKPKYFIPVHGEFRMQKAHGKIAQAVGIRQDAIFLIEKGEVIEFRNGHARFGGKVPSGQILIDGLGVGDVGNIVLRDRRLLSQDGIMIVVVTLSKQQKRIVAGPEMISRGFVYVRESETLFEESVKIVKEIVEKSMEDYVMEWSSLKTNIRDALSQYLFEKTKRKPMILPIIMEV; from the coding sequence ATGAAACAAGCAGAGAAAATTCGTGTATTTGCCCTCGGCGGCGTTGGAGAGGTAGGAAAAAATATGTATGTCGTCGAGGTGGATGAAGACATTTTTGTCTTAGATGCAGGACTCATGTTTCCAGAGGATGAAATGTTCGGCATTGATATGGTCATTCCTGATATTACGTATTTAGTGGAGCAACAAGAACGCATTCGAGGCATTTTTTTAACGCACGGTCATGACGATCATATTGGGGCGATCGCGTATGTACTGCGGAAAATTACTGTCCCTGTGTACGGGGCGAAATTAACGCTCGCGCTCATGGAAGAAAAATTAAAAGAGCAAGGAATTACATCGAAAGCAAAGCGCATCGAAATAAACGCGAATAGCGAAATTGTATTCGATAAGGCTGTCGTATCGTTTTTTCAAACAAATCATAGCATTCCAGATTGTCTCGGCGTGAGCATTCATACGTCCCAAGGCGCCATTGTATATACGAGCGATTTTAAATTTGATCAAACGCCTGTTGGCATATGTCGTACGGATTTTGGTAAAATGGCGCAAATCGGAGCGCAAGGAGTGCTTTGCTTACTATCCGATAGCACGAATGCGGAAAAACCGGGATATACGGGTTCTGAAGCGATTGTCGGACAAGAAATTTCCGATGTCATTTACAATGCGAACGGACGCATTATTGTTGCTTGCTTTGCATCAAACATTACGCGCATTCAACAAGTGTTAAATGCTGCACGCGATCATAGACGAAAAGTCGTCATTATGAGCCGTCATATGCATAAAGTAATTGATATTGCCGTGCGTCTTGGATATTTAAAATTCGATGAAAATATGATCATTCCGATGAGCGAAGTAGATCGTTACGATGATCGGGATTTAGTCATTTTAACGACAGGCAACCAAGGAGAACCAATGGCGGCGCTTGCACGCATGGCCAAACAGGCGCACAAATACATCAATATTAAAGAAGGAGACACAGTGATTGTCGCTTCTTCTCCAATGCCGGGACATGAGTTATTTATTGCTCGTACAATTGATGCTTTATATCGTGCAGGAGCGAATGTCGTGTACGGTCAACGTCAAGTGCATGTGTCTGGACACGGATACCAAGAAGAATTGAAGTTAATGATTAATTTCATGAAGCCGAAATATTTCATTCCGGTACATGGAGAGTTTCGCATGCAAAAGGCGCATGGGAAAATTGCCCAAGCGGTCGGCATTCGCCAAGATGCGATCTTCTTAATTGAAAAAGGAGAAGTGATCGAATTCCGTAACGGTCACGCCCGTTTTGGCGGCAAAGTGCCAAGCGGTCAAATTTTAATTGACGGATTAGGCGTTGGCGATGTAGGAAATATCGTATTGCGCGATCGCCGCTTACTTTCACAAGATGGAATTATGATTGTTGTTGTTACATTAAGTAAACAGCAAAAACGCATTGTTGCCGGTCCAGAAATGATTTCTCGCGGTTTTGTATATGTGCGTGAATCGGAAACGCTTTTTGAAGAATCCGTTAAAATTGTGAAAGAAATTGTTGAAAAAAGCATGGAAGACTATGTTATGGAATGGTCTTCATTAAAAACAAATATTCGTGACGCACTAAGCCAATATTTATTTGAAAAAACAAAACGAAAGCCGATGATTTTACCAATTATTATGGAAGTGTAA
- a CDS encoding ClpP family protease: protein MEERDVPQEETKPSPAENIVQLGQTNVPQLSSDSTIHCLTIVGQIEGHIQLPPQNKTTKYEHIIPQIVAIEQNPNIEGLLVVLNTVGGDVEAGLAIAEMLASMSKPTVSIVLGGGHSIGVPIAVSCDYSFIAETATMTIHPIRLTGLVIGVPQTFEYLDKMQERVVNFVVKHSNISEEKFKELMFSKGNLTRDIGTNVVGTDAVKYGLIDEVGGLSQAMRKLRELIDHSNQRGAMLQ, encoded by the coding sequence ATGGAAGAACGAGATGTACCTCAAGAGGAAACGAAGCCGTCTCCGGCAGAAAATATTGTTCAGCTCGGTCAAACAAATGTCCCGCAGCTTTCTTCCGATTCAACGATCCATTGTTTAACGATCGTCGGACAAATTGAAGGGCATATTCAATTACCTCCGCAAAACAAAACGACAAAATATGAGCATATTATTCCGCAAATTGTAGCAATTGAACAAAATCCAAATATTGAAGGATTGCTTGTCGTATTAAATACAGTTGGAGGGGATGTGGAAGCGGGGCTAGCCATTGCGGAAATGTTAGCATCGATGTCCAAACCGACTGTTTCTATTGTGCTTGGTGGAGGACATTCAATCGGAGTGCCAATTGCTGTGTCGTGTGACTATTCGTTTATTGCAGAAACGGCGACGATGACGATTCATCCGATTCGTTTGACGGGTCTTGTCATCGGTGTCCCACAAACGTTTGAGTATTTAGATAAAATGCAAGAGCGCGTCGTCAATTTTGTTGTGAAGCATTCAAACATTAGCGAAGAAAAGTTTAAAGAACTCATGTTTTCTAAAGGAAATTTAACACGTGATATCGGAACGAATGTGGTGGGAACAGATGCGGTAAAGTACGGTTTAATTGACGAGGTCGGAGGGCTATCGCAGGCGATGCGCAAATTGCGGGAATTAATCGATCATTCTAATCAACGAGGGGCGATGTTACAATGA
- a CDS encoding YlzJ-like family protein: MILHTIVPEFIVFQTNEAEYKKQRIVQYNGVSLLVQQTETNEYEIVRVLSSDPQHYLTYEPGTKLYATSLQFMV; this comes from the coding sequence ATGATTTTACATACCATCGTTCCGGAATTTATCGTTTTTCAAACGAATGAGGCGGAGTATAAAAAACAACGCATCGTTCAATATAACGGGGTGTCTTTACTTGTGCAGCAAACAGAAACGAATGAGTATGAAATTGTGCGGGTGCTAAGCAGCGATCCACAACATTATTTAACGTATGAACCGGGCACAAAACTTTATGCGACATCACTACAATTTATGGTATAA